From Solanum stenotomum isolate F172 chromosome 2, ASM1918654v1, whole genome shotgun sequence:
CAAGTTGAGTTTCTGTTGAATCATATGTTTAAGAGTACTGACAAAAATCAATCACCGGGTTGCATTAGTTGTTCAATCCATTTACTATTCCTATATCCTTAGAGTTAGTATGTCATGGCTATTATTTCCAGCTTATACTTGAAATAATCATTCGTGAGttgtttcccttttttttaattataattatggtGTTAGGACCAAATTGGAAAACCTTGATCATTCCACCGATACCTATTACCTGCTACCTTCCATCAACATAGGTACAACGCCGCGTCTCCGCCCACCAAGGCTGAGGCAAATTGGAAAAAACGCCTATTGTCATTTCTCTCTACTGGGATTTGCTCATTAGTTGGTTTTTATGTTAGTAACATAATGAACTACTGAACTCTTTACAAGAGCTTATCTAATTGATTTAACTGATTATCACTCTTATATGCACAACTTATATGTATTAAGCTGCACATCAAGTTTGCTAATGTAGATATTCTTGATCAATTCATGTAGCAAAGTGCAGCCTTCAAGATTCTTCGTACTCGGTTGAAAACTGTTCCTTCATACTCCTTCAAGGAAGAGAAAGTTGCACGAACATCGTCTGGGATTCCATTTTTCAATGGCGGAGGTGGATTACAAATTTCCGATGATGGCAACCCAAATGAGAATTCACATGATATGCATAACGGAATAAACTTTGGTTCTAGGCTGAAGCATTTTAAGCAAATTCAGCAGCAGCATCGTTTGCACTTAAAGTCAGAGACTCAATCACGATTTAGCTCTGCTTCATCAATGAAGGTTCGTGTGCTTCATAATGTCTACTTATTTTGCTGATAATATTTTAGTTGCATATTGCACTCTGATACTTGTCCAAGAGTTAAGTACCTGAGGCTAGAAATATCCTATATGTTAAGGTAGTTAATAATATTTCTACCGCGATGACTGCTTGACTGTCTATCTGGGTTGAGTATGGAGAAAAAGAGTTCTTGGACTTTTGGGTTGTGCTATTTATTTGCCAATGACAAATGATGGATATATTGGTGTGGGTTGCATTCGCGATAAACAAGTGCTTTGTAATGAGGAATGTATGTGTTTCATTATTGTGAAATTCCACATCTTTATTATGTGTGCATCTTTTTTATATCGGAGAAATTCCCGGTGGGCTTCTATCCAACTCCAGTTGGTGCACAAGTTCAGAACTCCTGGGAGTACTGCCCTGCTCCTCTACCCTTTTCCCAACTTAAATACTAGACTTTAAGTTTGAGTCCATGATGTGCCTTAACTCACACATCACATACTTGTGATTCTTTCACCACTGAGCCGAAGCTCTGAGACCCATATACTCTATTATATTGATTATTGAATAAACCTtgctttctttccttttttttttcttctctttgagTGCATTAGAATCTTAGCTTGAACCTATCTTAATTCAGGAGTTATGAAGACCAGAAGAATTAAAACAATCTGCCGCAGCAACAGACTTGAACGTGCCTTCTTCAAGCGTATGGCGTAGAGCCCCAGTACAGTTGCAACTTTGATTGTTTACTCTTTCTCCTAATCAAGGTTTCTTATACAGCAATCTTgatttgctttctttttctttttttggaaagCATAGTCAAGCTCCGCTAAGTTGTAAATTGTATATCTAGTTATTTGTTTTGTCAAAATTCATTGAGTTGGAAAAATGTGGAGAAAGAGATATTACTTTTAGCTTGGATATTCCAAagctattttaaaaagtttttgaaaGATATTAAAAGGTAAAATTAGCCCATGTGgttatgttattttttgttgaagggGAGCCTTGGAATAACATTGAAGTTGTCTCTGTGTGAGACCTGTAGGTCACGGGTTCGTGCCGTGAACTGACTGTCTACATCACACCCCACCCTTTTGGGATGTGGCTCTTCCTCGAACCTTGTGTGAATGTGGAATACTTTGGGCATGGCCAAAGTGGTAGATGCATAGGAGATAAAAAGTTCCCTTTTATTCATGAGTCTTCTTCTGTTACAAAGAAAGATTCAGTTTTGTGTATTATGAAAACTCTATCCTTCATCCCATTCTTATTACTTGGATTTGAATAATTCTCAAAGCTTGAGTTTTGTGATACTTCCCATGTTTTCTTTGAAATAGTGCTGTTAATCTTTTCGATAGATATTTGGTTCaaggaaaatataattcaaagcaagtcgaaaaaagaaataatcggAGGGAAGGAGTAGTGGAGTCATGGAAAAATTCTGTAGATAGCAAGTCAAAACattcttaaaaaagaagaagaaacataacTACAACACAATAATACGATAATTAAAGTGCAAAAGAATAATAGACATTAAGAAACTCTTTGAATAGTACTACGACTATTAGTATAGAAAGATAAATGAGACAACTCTCTACAACTACCAAACATTCATCCTAATTTGTGTCCTCCACAACCTTTTATCTAAGGTCGTGTATTCGGTAATCTGAAATTGTGTAATATACAGTCTAATCACCTTTACCCAATACTTTTTCGACTTCTTCAACATCTCATTAAATTATTCATAGTCAATTTCTCATACCTCCACACAAAAAGTATTCGTGCATCCCTTCTTCACATGTTCAAACCATCTTAGTCATGCTTCTCGCATCTTATCCTACATTGAGGTCCTTCTCATCTTATCTCGGATAACTTCATTCGTAATCTTTATCATTCATATGACCACATATTCATTGCAATCAAATATACTAAATTATAAACCCATGTATCTGTCCTGTCATAAGCTTTTGTCTATTTATTTGAACTCTTGGTAGTTTTTggaatttaaaacaaatttagtTTTTGCTAGGTTGGTTGGTTTTGGTTTAGTTTCTTGAAAAATGATCTCTACAGTTGGATTTGGTTTTGAATAAGCTCAACATATATACATGAATTGTTGTGACTAGTGAGTGCTACCTTGGGATTTTTTTTCACAAGATAGACATAATTTAGTTTCTATAATAACCTTTTCTTTATACAAAGTCTCTTCAATAGGTTCCTTAAGTCTCTTTCATAACTCAAACCTTTGTAGTCTTTAAGATGCAGTACATCTTTCTATGACCAGTAGcggattcagaattttaaaaTGATGTGAGCTAGCTCCACTATATTTAGCATAAAATAGTAAGAATATGATAAATCTTTGATGAATTCATAGTATTTAATCATTCAATAgtcttttaattataaataaacatTAATATGTTGGTGCACATAACATTAATCAAAGCTTCAATGCGAAAAATTGCAGTTCCTCATGCACTACAAGAAAactgtgaattacatggggattttcctgggaataagtatgaaaatttgcaggaaaataagtttcctgtgaattttcatactaattccCAGGAAAATtcccatgtaattcacactttttTGATAGTGTTAGCGATAAGCTACCAAGGCATAGATacttatttaagttttttttatgacTTGTATATATTTGTTGAATGCTATTCTATATACAAGTCATAAAAACAATGGATGTGGGttaatcaattttgttattttttatttatttataaaagcaaaaAGCTCAAATATGTAATCTTATGCCATCCATTATAAGTttggctcatttatgtcattttcgtttgagaaaaATGCTTATCCATGGCATTATTTGTTAATGGACAACAATTTTGATTTAGCAGAACCATTTTTTTACACATGGTCAATTATGATTCAGTCTTGGCATcaattaagtcattttaaatggaaaaaagctcaaatatgtcatcgaactttgaaaaaaaattcatttatgcaatccgttaaaagtttggctcatttaTGCCATTTCAATTAACACAATAATGACATGTATGAGCTttttctcaaacgaaaatgacatagatgagacaaacttttaacatatgtcataaatgaatattttttaaagtttgatgtcatatttgagtcttttccttTAATAAAAAACCGACCTGGGTcgattgatattttaaaataataataataatttatttggaTAAGTATATATCGAATATCagatagttatataaaaaaaattctaaatctttgttacttatatttttttttgttcgaAGATATATACAAAAATGTTTGTTAAGCTATATCCACtatgtatatttgtatatatccATTCAAACTTTAGGTTAAGTAGGTTCTCTTACCTAATGTGCACCGAATGCAATAGGGATATCTTCTATCTtcttgttcataatttttttcgataagtaatataaataaagataaaaataaaaataaattttgtacgCAAGACAATATTAACGAACTCagtataattttataagtgaaATTTGATGATAAATAATGTGcattcaaacattttttttgctttgtgGAGGTTCATATCCTCTAATCCCATATTTTAAGATAACAAATGAAAATTCGTAATCCTTTGCGaccaacttttaaaaaaagtatatcaaattgatttttctaaaatgaattatataagtaaatcaATCTAAATTGTGTATTAGTCTAgataacttttaaatttatttggtcAAACTTTTAAATCTGCTTTATTTAAAAGTCTAGATAACTGTAAATTTAATTGGTCAAACTTTAAGAATCTATTTATTTCAAAGTCTAgataacttttaattttatttggtcaaacttttaaaatctgtttattttaaaaaataaaattgtcataaataaattttaaaagtacttttaaaaaattatggtttGTATTTAACTAATCAATTGATGTATCCTACATAAATAAACTACTATAAAATCATTAAGCCTAAATTTTATACAAGGTCAGTCTAAATTACTTTTGGTAAACAACACATTAAAAGACTAGATAGATTTCTTAATCTGTTTTGGTCAAACTTCCAAAACTTActtatttataaaatgttttttttttattattattgtagtccaaagtaaattttagaaaactacttTTAAAGAGTTATAATTTGTTTTCAATTAATCAATTTGAGAAACATTCCTTCTAATACTAGAGCATCAATTCACCAagacaaaaattaatttgagagAGAGcctattttttccttttctgaaaaataacttattgtataattataaatatttattttcaaacaCCTTAATTATTACTCTCAAATATAACCATTTTttcgttttaaaaaaaaaacttttaatctTCTAGACGTTTGGTCAAGCATGTGGAGTTAATGTATTCAACATAAATAGTAAATCACTATAAAAATCATTAGCTATTAAATTAGTAAGTATaatccaaaaatataaatattttccttaaaatagtttataaatATTCCACTTGTCCTTAGCCTTTTTAAAATCACAACTAATTCATAAAATCAGTCCTTGTCGTGCATGCacgtaataataaaatttcttaatttacctaaaaaaaaatcaaatctcaATTTCTATTCCTTAAAGATCTCAAAAAAAACCaaacataaatttgaattattctttaAACAAGATCCTTAATTATCTCTCTCTAATCTCTATCTAATCTtcttgcaaaaaaaataaaaaatcacaaattctaTTAAGGTTTTCTCGTttcatttcattcatttattCATCGATTTGTTTGAATTTAACTTGACGATATGGGGTTGAAATCTTTgttcaaaatcaagaaaaaaggtGACCCTAGTGCAAACCCTTTCATTGTCAATAATGATAATCCAATGCCTGTGAATTTATCGAGGGTATCCTCGATAGATTCACGTGCAAGGATCGAGGAGGAACTAGAACAAGTGTTCAAGAAATTCGACGTAAATGGTGATGGAAAGATATGTTCATCGGAATTAGGGTCCATCATGGCGAGCCTCGGGAACCCCGCCACGGAGGAGGAGTTGGTCAACATGATACGTGAAGTGGATTCGGATGGGGATGGGTTCATTGACTTGCAAGAATTTATCGAGCTTAATACAAAGGATATCGATTCTAATGAGGTATacgttaattttaaaaaaatatttaatcgtattattattattgaactaTTTAAAATAGGTCAAACTTAGGTCTTacgtttttatttttaaggtaCTTGAGAGCCTTAAGGATGCATTTTCGGTGTTCGATATGGATAAGAATGGGTCCATCTCCGCCGAGGAGTTGCTAACCGTTCTCCGAAGCCTCGGAGAGGATTGCACCTTGGCGGAGTGTCGGAAAATGATTAGTGGTGTTGATTGTGATGGTGATGGGATGATCGATTTCGAGGAGTTTAAGATTATGATGGCAAAAGGTTCTCGATTTGGCGTAACGGATGCTAGGATTGTGTAAATTTGATTAGGTACTTTTATGTGTTCTTTTAATTTCATATGTTTGATTCGAGAAGTAGAAATTCAAATTCtatatagaaaaaagaaagaaaagataaagGAGGATGAATAGTTGTTCTCATGATCGGAAAATTGCTAATTTCCAACGGAAATTTTCGACGAAATCTGTCAATGACTAGTCAAATCTTGAATCTTGATAAAAAATTAGCAATTTTCTGATAgtgtctcttttatttttaattttaatttatcgtTGTTAGAATTTCTTAAATGTAGTTCCAAGTTATGGAATGATGAGCAAATGGAATTTAGAGGATTTAAAGAATTGTtagtaaattattgaaattccattttatgaatattattgTGTTTGATGATAATTGGAGAAATATATGGTTTTAAATTTTCGTTTCCATATTGGCATTTCTAATTATTTCAATTGGTAAAAACACTTATGAGATTccatttgtatttttttttttctgagcTAATTGTGGCTATGTATTTAGACTCATTTACTGAGGTTAAATATGAAAATGGTCCCAAAGCTTCTTGAAAGAATCACATTAGATAGTTCCTTATATATAATTGCAATATTATACcacctccgtccacttttaattgtcatgttgcgcttttcgaaagtcaatttgactaattttcaaagttaatttaGATTACAtcaattcgatattttaaacaaaaaatttagatattaaaaaactatacgaaaattactataaattgtaattttttgcatatcaatatgatgaaaaatacatcGTATCGTAAAATGCTAgtcaaaattcttatagtttgactctaaaaatgaaaatcatgacaattaaaaacAGAGAGTAATAAATGATAATTTCAATTCAAATAACTTTGAACAGATCAATATATAACTTATCTATCTTAATGTATCTTATTTTATCCAAATTTGATTCAATCCGCTCATTTAtcacttctaatttttttttcctttttattttagagTTTATTCGAATTATGAACCCCATGTTTAAAAGAAAGTCAACTTATAAGCATATACATGAAACTTCAAGATGTGAATCCAGAAGCTTGAAAGAAAATATACAGCGCCCCACATACACATTGCATTTACATATAGCCATATATTTTTCAGTTTACATTTACACAACTAATATCTTTTTGCAATCAATGTATATAgcctatatattatttaaagaGAATGCACATTTTCTATGTCAGGTGgacaaaaatgatataataatatcagTTCAATATTGTTTAGAGGATAATAGGACGTTCGCATAgttaaaatgtctttttaaaaattcggGACAACTTCAGAtgtcactttatgtcttttctctattatatacaatatgttttatatattcatatactATGAATCATGTNTTATATATAATTGCAATATTATATcacctccgtccacttttaattgtcatgtttcGTTTTtccaaagtcaatttgactatttttcaaagttaatttagagcattacattaattcgatatttacacaaaaaaattgatgtaaaaaaactatacgaaaagtactataaattgcaattttttgtatatcaatatgatgaaaaaatgcATCGgcaaatgttagtcaaagttcttatagttttgtctctaaaaataaaaatcacaattaaaaatgaacaaaaagagtaataaatgattatttcaaatcaaataacTTTTGAGCAAGTCAATAGAACTTATCTATTTATTATcttaatttatcttattttatccAAATTTGATTTAATCCGCTCATTTATCACTtctatttttttccctttttattttagAGTTTATTCGAATTATGAACCCCATGTCTAAAAGAAAGTCAACTTATAAGCATATACATGAAACTTCAAGATGTGAATCAAGAAGCTTGAAAGAAAATATACAGCGCCCAACATACACATTGCATTTACATATAGCCATATATTTTTCAGTTTACATTTACATAACTAATATCTTTTTGCAATCAATGTATATAgcctatatattatttaaagaGAATGCACATTTTCTATGTCAGGTGgacaaaaatgatataataatatcagTTCAATATTGTTTAGAGGATAATAGGACGTTCGCATAgttaaaatgtctttttaaaaattcggGACAACTTCAGAtgtcactttatgtcttttctctattatatacaatatgttttatatattcatatactATGAATCATGTATCTATCTTATATAAAAATGTGTAAACATATATTCACCTTATATAAAGAGCATAACAATGTACATAAACTTTGTTAGTTACAGTGACGAACAACTTCTACGATTTCAGATGCAATTGTCATTCAaaaccaaattcaaaattttatcaaatgatttcaaattttgttgaCAAGCTTGTTAAAATATTTCGAATAAGTCTAAACAACACTCATTTTAAATCTATCACaaaagtcaaattttaaatactaactcactttttttaaaattattcaataatgATAGATTACCTTATTAACCCCGATTAGAGCTCCAAATTGTTATGAATCAGCCCTAACTCGATACCATTGGTGGTGTCACGAAAAAATTACTTAGCTCTCAATTAATAGTGTACGTGTGTGCTTTGTTGTATGATTTTTAATCTACTCcttccgttcacttttactctTATTGAGTTTATGTCGAGTATTCAGTGTCATGTTATGTTATAATGTTCATAGaactatgaaaaaattaatttgttcaCTTGATGATCAAttcaggggcggagctacacCTTAACATGGGTGGTCAGATAAACAACCTTTGTTGGAAATTTTTTGTGAGTATATATgttaaatatcaatatttttggaTATGTACAAATCGTGGAACAATCTTGACATACTAAAGAAAGATAGCTCAATGGTTAAGGCTATTCAAAGTCACCTCAAGGGCTTGGATTTGAGCCCAGACTAGGgcatttttttgtttaattttttttttagtttcgtttttaagaaaacaaaagtgACGTTCCTATCTTTATAATTTGACTAACGtggtttattttt
This genomic window contains:
- the LOC125857213 gene encoding probable calcium-binding protein CML25; amino-acid sequence: MGLKSLFKIKKKGDPSANPFIVNNDNPMPVNLSRVSSIDSRARIEEELEQVFKKFDVNGDGKICSSELGSIMASLGNPATEEELVNMIREVDSDGDGFIDLQEFIELNTKDIDSNEVLESLKDAFSVFDMDKNGSISAEELLTVLRSLGEDCTLAECRKMISGVDCDGDGMIDFEEFKIMMAKGSRFGVTDARIV